From Providencia sp. R33, a single genomic window includes:
- the ppsA gene encoding phosphoenolpyruvate synthase produces the protein MSTNGLTPCNVLWYNQLGMNDVDRVGGKNASLGEMITNLSDLGVSVPNGFATTAQAFNDFLEQSGVNQRIYNLLDETDIDDVNQLAVAGAQIRQWVIDTPLTKELEQDIRDAFAQLSEGEAEASFAVRSSATAEDMPDASFAGQQETFLNVQGIDAVLVAIKHVFASLFNDRAISYRVHQGYDHRGVALSAGVQRMVRSDLASSGVMFTIDTESGFDQVVFITSAYGLGEMVVQGAVNPDEFYVHKPTLKNNRPAIVRRTLGSKKLQMVYANSKEHGKQVQIEDVPEALRNRFSLTDLEVEELARQALQIEKHYGRPMDIEWAKDGHNGRLYIVQARPETVRSNQQVMERYQLKQQGQVLVEGRAIGHRIGAGKVKVIHNLSEMDRIQPGDVLVTDMTDPDWEPIMKKAAAIVTNRGGRTCHAAIIARELGIPAVVGCGDATERLQEGQNVTVSCAEGDTGFVYDGELAFEIHSSEVSDMPDLNVKIMMNVGNPDRAFDFACLPNEGVGLARLEFIINRMIGVHPRALLEFDKQSPELQAEIREMMAGYEDPIEFYIGKLTEGISTLAAAFWPKRVIVRLSDFKSNEYANLVGGDIYEPEEENPMLGFRGAGRYVSDSFRACFALECEAVKRVRNTMGLTNVEVMIPFVRTVAQAESVIAELAKHDLRRGENGLKVIMMCEIPSNALLADQFLEHFDGFSIGSNDMTQLTLGLDRDSGVVSELFDERNDAVKAMLSMAIKAAKRQNKYVGICGQGPSDHQDFAQWLVDEGIDSLSLNPDTVVQTWLTIAENQ, from the coding sequence ATGTCCACAAATGGCCTCACTCCGTGTAATGTACTTTGGTATAACCAATTAGGGATGAATGATGTTGACCGTGTAGGGGGTAAAAATGCCTCTCTCGGTGAAATGATCACTAACTTATCTGATCTGGGTGTATCCGTACCTAACGGTTTCGCGACAACCGCACAGGCGTTTAATGATTTTCTGGAGCAGAGCGGTGTAAATCAGCGCATTTACAACCTGCTAGATGAAACGGATATTGATGATGTGAACCAACTGGCTGTAGCAGGTGCTCAGATCCGTCAATGGGTGATTGATACCCCACTGACGAAGGAGTTGGAACAAGATATTCGTGATGCGTTTGCTCAGCTTTCTGAAGGTGAAGCGGAAGCTTCATTTGCTGTGCGTTCGTCTGCTACCGCAGAAGATATGCCAGATGCTTCATTTGCAGGGCAGCAAGAAACATTCTTAAACGTTCAAGGTATTGATGCCGTTTTAGTTGCGATTAAACACGTATTTGCATCTTTATTTAACGACCGTGCGATTTCATATCGTGTACACCAAGGTTACGACCATCGCGGCGTAGCATTATCTGCAGGTGTTCAAAGAATGGTTCGTTCTGATTTAGCGTCATCGGGTGTGATGTTCACCATTGATACCGAATCTGGTTTTGATCAGGTTGTTTTCATCACTTCAGCTTATGGTTTAGGTGAGATGGTAGTGCAAGGTGCTGTGAACCCAGATGAGTTCTATGTTCATAAACCAACACTGAAAAATAACCGCCCTGCAATTGTGCGCCGTACCCTTGGCTCTAAAAAATTACAAATGGTGTATGCCAACAGTAAAGAGCACGGCAAACAAGTGCAAATTGAAGATGTACCAGAAGCGTTACGCAATCGTTTCTCTTTGACTGATCTTGAGGTTGAAGAGCTAGCTCGCCAAGCATTGCAGATTGAAAAACACTACGGCCGCCCAATGGATATTGAGTGGGCAAAAGATGGTCATAATGGGCGTCTGTATATTGTTCAAGCAAGACCAGAAACTGTACGTTCCAATCAACAAGTGATGGAGCGTTATCAGTTAAAACAGCAAGGCCAAGTGCTGGTAGAGGGCCGTGCCATTGGTCATCGTATTGGTGCTGGTAAAGTGAAAGTTATCCATAACCTTAGTGAAATGGATAGAATTCAGCCAGGTGATGTGTTGGTCACTGACATGACAGATCCTGACTGGGAACCTATCATGAAAAAGGCCGCCGCTATCGTAACTAACCGTGGTGGGCGTACATGCCACGCTGCAATTATTGCTCGTGAACTGGGTATTCCTGCGGTAGTAGGCTGTGGCGATGCAACAGAGCGCTTACAAGAAGGCCAAAATGTGACGGTTTCTTGTGCCGAAGGTGATACTGGGTTCGTATATGACGGTGAGTTGGCATTTGAAATTCACAGTTCAGAAGTGAGTGATATGCCTGACCTTAATGTCAAAATTATGATGAACGTGGGTAACCCTGACCGTGCATTTGATTTTGCCTGTTTACCAAACGAAGGTGTAGGTTTAGCGCGTTTGGAATTTATCATTAACCGCATGATTGGGGTTCACCCAAGAGCATTACTGGAATTTGATAAACAATCGCCTGAATTACAAGCTGAAATTCGTGAAATGATGGCAGGTTATGAAGACCCGATTGAGTTTTACATCGGCAAATTAACTGAAGGGATCTCAACGTTAGCTGCGGCATTCTGGCCAAAACGTGTGATTGTTCGCTTATCTGACTTTAAATCTAATGAATACGCTAATTTAGTGGGTGGCGATATTTATGAGCCAGAAGAAGAAAACCCAATGTTAGGTTTCCGTGGTGCAGGGCGCTATGTTTCTGATAGCTTCCGCGCATGTTTTGCGTTGGAGTGTGAAGCGGTTAAACGCGTGCGTAATACCATGGGGCTCACTAATGTTGAAGTGATGATCCCGTTTGTGCGTACCGTTGCACAAGCGGAATCTGTTATTGCAGAACTGGCGAAGCATGATTTAAGGCGTGGTGAGAACGGCTTAAAAGTGATTATGATGTGTGAAATCCCATCAAACGCACTGTTAGCCGATCAATTCCTTGAGCATTTTGATGGTTTCTCTATCGGCTCTAACGATATGACTCAGTTGACATTAGGCTTAGATAGGGATTCTGGCGTTGTTTCTGAACTATTTGATGAACGCAACGATGCTGTTAAAGCGATGCTTTCTATGGCGATAAAAGCGGCGAAACGTCAGAATAAATATGTGGGAATTTGTGGTCAAGGTCCATCTGATCACCAAGACTTTGCTCAGTGGTTAGTTGACGAAGGTATTGATAGCTTATCATTGAACCCAGATACTGTGGTTCAAACGTGGTTAACAATCGCAGAAAACCAATAA
- the ppsR gene encoding posphoenolpyruvate synthetase regulatory kinase/phosphorylase PpsR: MMTELGAMNTMASQVQRTVFFISDGTAITAETLGHAVLSQFPLSFTSYTLPFVTTLTRAEEIKQKINLLYEETQIRPLVFYSIISPEVKQIITQSSGFCQDIVQSLVAPIQKEVGLEPEPKLNRTHGLSMQNMNQYDARIAAIEYTLAHDDGISLRNLDQAQVILIGVSRCGKTPTSLYLAMQFGIQAANYPFTADDMDNLQLPVALRPYTHKLFGLTISPERLAAIREERRENSRYASIRQCRIEIAEVEALFRQNKINYLNTTNYSVEEISAKVIDTMGLQRRIF, encoded by the coding sequence ATGATGACCGAATTAGGAGCAATGAATACGATGGCCAGCCAAGTTCAACGCACTGTTTTCTTTATTTCTGATGGTACAGCGATTACAGCTGAAACTTTAGGGCATGCTGTACTTTCACAGTTTCCCTTGTCATTTACCTCTTATACATTGCCCTTTGTCACTACGCTAACCCGTGCAGAAGAAATAAAACAAAAAATTAATCTACTCTACGAAGAGACGCAAATTCGCCCTTTGGTGTTTTATTCCATCATCTCCCCTGAAGTTAAACAGATAATTACCCAGAGCTCTGGGTTTTGCCAAGATATCGTGCAAAGTCTCGTTGCGCCGATTCAAAAGGAAGTTGGTCTGGAGCCTGAGCCTAAACTAAATCGAACCCACGGTTTATCTATGCAGAATATGAATCAATACGATGCACGCATTGCCGCAATTGAATATACACTGGCTCATGACGATGGAATTTCCCTAAGAAATCTCGACCAAGCTCAGGTAATTTTAATTGGAGTTTCCCGCTGTGGTAAAACACCCACCAGCCTTTATTTAGCCATGCAATTTGGCATTCAAGCGGCAAACTACCCATTCACAGCGGATGATATGGATAACTTGCAGTTACCAGTAGCACTACGTCCCTATACCCACAAATTATTTGGTTTGACCATTAGCCCAGAGCGGTTAGCCGCAATCCGTGAAGAACGTCGTGAAAATAGCCGCTATGCCTCTATCAGGCAGTGTCGAATTGAAATTGCTGAAGTGGAAGCGCTATTTAGACAGAATAAAATCAATTACTTAAATACCACTAACTATTCTGTAGAAGAAATTTCTGCAAAAGTGATTGATACCATGGGGCTTCAAAGACGTATATTTTAG
- a CDS encoding 3-deoxy-7-phosphoheptulonate synthase, whose amino-acid sequence MHKTDELRTARVDSLITPQALADEFPISAEVAENVTASRKRIEQILSGQDPRLLVIIGPCSIHDIDAAIEYAKKLNELKVRHQDRLEIVMRTYFEKPRTVVGWKGLISDPNLDNSCQVNTGIRLARKLLIEVNQIGLATATEFLDMVTGQYIADLISWGAIGARTTESQIHREMASALSCPVGFKNGTDGNINIAIDAIRAAKAQHMFLSPDKNGQMTIYQTSGNPHGHVIMRGGKQPNYSAGDLAAACDKLRKFELPEHLVVDFSHGNCQKIHRRQLEVARDIAEQIKDGSTTISGVMAESFLVEGTQKVSSEQPLVYGQSITDPCLGWDDTEQLIEILAQAVEHRFK is encoded by the coding sequence ATGCACAAAACTGATGAGTTACGTACTGCGAGAGTGGACAGTTTAATCACGCCACAAGCTCTCGCTGATGAATTTCCTATTTCCGCAGAAGTTGCCGAAAACGTGACAGCGTCACGAAAACGTATTGAACAGATTTTATCAGGGCAAGACCCGCGTTTGCTGGTGATTATTGGCCCATGTTCTATTCATGATATTGATGCTGCCATCGAATATGCAAAGAAACTTAATGAACTAAAAGTGCGCCATCAAGACCGCTTAGAAATCGTCATGCGCACCTATTTTGAAAAACCGCGCACTGTTGTCGGCTGGAAAGGCTTAATCTCTGATCCGAACTTAGACAATTCATGCCAAGTCAATACGGGTATTCGCCTTGCCCGTAAATTATTGATTGAAGTTAACCAAATAGGGTTAGCCACTGCCACTGAATTTCTCGATATGGTAACGGGTCAATATATTGCTGATTTGATTAGCTGGGGCGCAATTGGTGCGCGCACAACTGAGAGCCAAATTCACCGTGAAATGGCCTCCGCATTGTCTTGCCCTGTTGGTTTTAAAAATGGGACGGATGGTAATATTAACATCGCCATTGACGCTATCAGAGCCGCAAAAGCGCAGCATATGTTTTTATCTCCAGATAAAAATGGCCAGATGACCATCTACCAAACCAGCGGTAACCCACATGGGCATGTCATTATGCGTGGTGGTAAACAGCCAAATTACAGTGCTGGTGACCTTGCAGCAGCGTGCGACAAATTGCGTAAATTTGAATTACCAGAGCACTTAGTCGTTGACTTTAGCCATGGTAATTGCCAAAAAATTCATCGTCGCCAACTTGAAGTTGCACGTGATATTGCAGAACAAATTAAAGATGGCTCAACCACAATTAGCGGCGTGATGGCCGAGAGCTTTTTAGTTGAAGGCACACAGAAAGTCAGCTCTGAACAACCTTTGGTTTATGGTCAATCAATTACTGACCCTTGTCTTGGTTGGGATGATACTGAACAACTGATTGAAATTCTTGCTCAAGCAGTGGAGCATCGCTTTAAGTAA
- the hemP gene encoding hemin uptake protein HemP yields MTLLKKTNQMVSKNLFSDKNEERHSVPIETKPTQAILTTRMVDSQQLLNKDGKVEILHHGEIYQLKQTRSGKLILTK; encoded by the coding sequence ATGACCTTATTAAAAAAGACAAATCAAATGGTATCGAAGAACCTTTTTTCAGATAAAAATGAAGAACGACATTCGGTACCTATTGAAACAAAACCAACTCAGGCGATATTAACAACACGCATGGTTGATAGTCAGCAGTTACTTAATAAGGATGGCAAAGTTGAAATTTTACACCACGGGGAAATTTACCAACTAAAGCAAACACGCTCAGGTAAATTAATTCTAACGAAATAA
- a CDS encoding TonB-dependent receptor domain-containing protein encodes MLFNLMPAPISNHQHKYKFRFSTLATALAVTTTSQITLAQQETSDIIHVSQSPFNHEKIAVAQQVDVIDVQAPELQSATSVLDLLKGQSGILVTGAGSTYGQNLQMRGYDSRGVKITVDNVTQDFSSGLFDATFIDPTLVKKVTVHKGGGSLHHGGGALAGLVSIKTLNATDLLKPGQKLGGQIYSGINRNDHSYYAGSALYGRTGNLDTLLSYSKRKKQLDDVFASKSLNHDENIDNWMVKTTWFARPEYQITLQLKEYRNESITLKQPSVQVDMTRYKNTPHERKSHQRDVIINQHVNLNNQYNWQADWDTYYSDLHFEQLDIVKVNSIFNKINKYDQEKRHQYSYGTTFSNSFNLPINDIGNQYIQSGFDYIKQQQKSNAHATSYPPSELANTSFWLIDDFTLARYPVTFSAGTRFTHYQTSRKEFATNTQTNWSSRFAVSATPVHWLTLRTSYSEGYRTPKMAELYNNSHHFSIPFTKMVSNFRVSPDLQPETNKTYEAGLDFSFDEIAFTGDSLQFGSTFFSTKAKNHITVDSKYSALENDDKTIRGYFPDETFFINVPFATIYGFDSFIQYSTYWFDLNASYNQTIGKEDKDNYSLSAIRPESLVVRFNAPILTTGLNLGWVGEFSAKTKFEGNTTYQLPKHKSKQGLDRYHKEVVQYAGYGIHDFYINYKADQFIEGLSSTLALKNAFDKNYVSSTGIPQEGRNFYFNVNYKW; translated from the coding sequence ATGCTATTTAACCTGATGCCAGCACCAATTTCTAATCATCAACATAAATATAAGTTCCGTTTTTCAACGCTTGCTACTGCTTTAGCCGTTACCACTACCAGCCAAATCACACTTGCACAACAAGAAACCAGCGACATTATTCATGTTAGCCAATCACCGTTTAATCATGAAAAAATTGCTGTTGCTCAGCAAGTAGATGTTATCGACGTCCAAGCCCCTGAATTACAATCTGCCACTTCCGTTTTAGATTTACTCAAAGGGCAATCAGGGATACTCGTTACAGGCGCAGGAAGTACGTATGGGCAAAACCTGCAAATGCGAGGTTATGATAGCCGAGGTGTAAAAATCACTGTCGATAATGTCACGCAGGATTTTAGCTCGGGCTTGTTTGATGCCACTTTTATTGACCCGACCTTAGTGAAAAAAGTCACTGTTCATAAAGGTGGTGGTTCACTTCACCATGGTGGTGGGGCATTGGCAGGGCTTGTTTCAATTAAAACTCTCAACGCCACTGACTTACTGAAACCGGGTCAGAAATTAGGTGGGCAAATCTACAGCGGAATTAACCGTAATGACCATAGCTATTATGCAGGTAGTGCACTATATGGGCGTACTGGTAATTTAGATACCCTACTAAGCTACAGTAAACGCAAAAAACAACTCGATGATGTGTTTGCTTCAAAAAGCCTAAACCACGATGAAAATATTGATAACTGGATGGTAAAAACCACTTGGTTTGCCCGCCCTGAATATCAAATTACATTACAGCTCAAAGAATATCGCAACGAAAGTATTACGCTAAAGCAACCTTCTGTTCAGGTCGATATGACGCGATACAAAAATACGCCTCATGAGAGAAAAAGCCATCAGCGGGATGTTATCATCAATCAGCACGTTAACCTTAATAATCAATATAACTGGCAAGCTGACTGGGATACTTACTATTCAGATCTTCATTTTGAACAGCTTGATATTGTTAAGGTCAATAGTATTTTCAATAAAATCAATAAATATGATCAAGAAAAGCGCCATCAATATAGCTATGGAACCACATTTTCTAATAGTTTCAACCTTCCTATTAACGACATCGGAAACCAATATATCCAAAGTGGTTTCGACTATATTAAGCAACAACAAAAATCAAATGCCCATGCGACAAGTTACCCCCCTTCTGAGTTAGCTAATACATCTTTCTGGTTAATAGATGACTTCACTCTGGCTCGCTACCCAGTCACCTTCTCAGCAGGTACACGATTTACCCATTACCAAACGTCACGTAAAGAATTTGCAACAAATACACAAACAAATTGGTCCTCACGGTTTGCGGTTAGTGCAACCCCTGTTCATTGGCTAACATTACGCACATCATATTCGGAAGGCTACCGTACTCCAAAAATGGCTGAGTTATACAATAACTCACATCATTTCTCGATACCTTTCACCAAAATGGTGTCTAATTTTCGAGTCTCTCCGGACTTACAGCCTGAGACAAACAAAACTTATGAAGCTGGTTTAGACTTCAGTTTTGATGAAATCGCTTTTACTGGTGATTCTTTGCAATTTGGCTCAACATTTTTTAGCACAAAAGCCAAAAATCATATCACCGTAGACAGTAAATATTCAGCACTTGAAAACGATGATAAAACCATACGCGGTTACTTCCCCGATGAAACATTTTTCATCAACGTCCCTTTTGCAACGATTTATGGGTTTGATAGCTTTATTCAATATAGTACCTACTGGTTTGACTTAAATGCCAGTTATAACCAAACCATAGGTAAAGAAGACAAAGACAACTACTCACTTTCAGCTATACGCCCCGAAAGCCTAGTTGTGCGCTTTAATGCACCTATTTTAACAACAGGCCTTAATCTTGGTTGGGTTGGTGAGTTTTCAGCAAAAACAAAATTTGAAGGAAATACAACTTACCAGTTACCAAAGCATAAATCGAAACAAGGGTTAGACCGCTATCACAAGGAAGTTGTGCAATACGCGGGATACGGCATCCATGATTTTTATATCAACTACAAAGCAGATCAGTTTATCGAAGGTCTCAGTTCAACATTAGCTCTTAAAAATGCATTTGATAAAAACTACGTTTCTTCTACGGGCATTCCACAAGAAGGCCGTAATTTCTATTTTAACGTGAATTATAAATGGTAA
- a CDS encoding hemin-degrading factor, with translation MNSICYENYQQIKQQFPDKHARDLANQLNITEAELLYHRVGYDDAKRLSGNLPELLHALSTIGQAKAITRNDYVVNIQTGLYDNPRFSDHAGLFLNPGQLDLRMFFAQWDSMFTLTEQIGNKIRHSIQFFDKNGDAIHKVYTCEHTDMNVWQDIITHYTSTDNPPLQLDTVLSFSDNEISDETKQQIEQQWRDMSNVHQFFTLLKAHNLSRQQIFRIVSNELAWQVPTNSLSQLLSLAHQAKNEIMLFVGNRGCVQIFTGVINKISSLRIESSQTDWLNASSNDFNLHIIENGISECWVTRKPTQDGFVTSLEVFDNQGNQIIQMYGQRTEGVPEQALWNQQILSLPHI, from the coding sequence ATGAATTCAATATGTTATGAAAATTACCAGCAGATTAAACAACAGTTCCCTGACAAACATGCTCGGGACTTAGCAAATCAACTTAACATCACTGAAGCCGAGCTTTTATATCATAGAGTCGGCTATGATGATGCAAAACGGCTTTCAGGCAATTTACCTGAATTACTCCATGCACTCTCGACCATTGGCCAAGCAAAAGCAATTACACGTAATGATTATGTCGTAAACATTCAAACAGGGTTATATGATAATCCCCGTTTTAGTGATCATGCAGGCCTTTTCTTAAATCCGGGGCAATTAGATTTACGTATGTTTTTTGCTCAATGGGATTCCATGTTTACGCTTACAGAACAAATAGGAAATAAAATTCGGCACAGCATTCAATTTTTTGATAAAAATGGCGATGCCATACATAAAGTTTATACCTGTGAACACACCGATATGAATGTGTGGCAAGACATCATTACCCACTATACATCCACTGATAACCCTCCGCTGCAACTCGATACAGTTTTATCATTTTCAGATAACGAAATCAGTGATGAAACTAAGCAACAGATTGAACAACAATGGCGCGACATGTCAAATGTGCATCAGTTTTTCACCTTATTAAAAGCACATAATTTAAGTCGGCAGCAAATTTTTCGCATTGTCAGTAATGAACTCGCTTGGCAGGTACCAACAAACTCACTATCGCAATTACTATCACTTGCCCATCAAGCTAAAAATGAGATTATGCTTTTTGTTGGCAATCGTGGCTGTGTACAAATTTTCACTGGTGTTATCAATAAAATTTCATCACTGAGAATTGAAAGCTCACAAACAGATTGGCTTAATGCTTCTAGCAATGATTTTAATTTGCATATTATTGAGAATGGTATTTCTGAATGTTGGGTGACTCGAAAACCGACACAAGATGGGTTTGTGACAAGTCTGGAAGTCTTCGATAACCAAGGTAATCAAATCATACAAATGTATGGGCAGCGTACTGAAGGTGTTCCTGAGCAAGCGTTGTGGAACCAACAAATACTTTCTCTGCCCCATATTTAA
- a CDS encoding heme/hemin ABC transporter substrate-binding protein, producing MQYWLLVLVTLCVSNNAMSKERIVSLGNDITEIIFALNFGDNIIAQSTLGSLAQISPTIEDIKRIDPQRIVSMRPTLVLASDQARHSSALLHIQNQGIHVIKVARGMTLEAIPNKIRIIAKQINQVHLGEQLIQSFQDDLSKIKISPINKNILFISNKGGALPLIAGTNTTADKLITAIGAKNAMANVALYQPLSPEAVIEGRPDLIVVSHESAKTLGGAKSIWRLPGMSMTPAGKNKSLVIVDETGMLHFGLSTPQVMAQIRQALEKLPE from the coding sequence ATGCAATACTGGCTTCTAGTGCTCGTAACGCTTTGTGTATCAAATAATGCGATGTCGAAAGAGCGCATAGTGTCTTTGGGTAACGATATCACCGAAATTATTTTTGCGCTTAATTTTGGTGACAACATCATTGCTCAAAGCACTTTAGGCTCTTTAGCACAAATTTCTCCAACTATTGAAGATATAAAACGTATTGATCCTCAACGTATTGTTTCAATGCGGCCTACTCTTGTTTTAGCCAGCGACCAAGCTAGGCATTCGTCAGCCTTATTACATATACAAAACCAAGGAATACACGTTATTAAAGTTGCTCGTGGAATGACATTAGAAGCCATCCCTAACAAAATTCGCATCATTGCCAAACAAATAAATCAAGTCCATTTAGGGGAACAACTTATCCAAAGCTTTCAGGATGACCTCAGTAAAATCAAAATATCCCCAATAAATAAAAATATCCTGTTTATTAGCAATAAAGGTGGTGCCCTACCCTTAATTGCAGGAACGAATACAACAGCAGATAAATTGATTACCGCAATTGGCGCTAAAAATGCCATGGCAAACGTGGCACTCTATCAGCCTCTTTCGCCCGAAGCCGTTATTGAAGGACGACCAGATTTAATTGTCGTAAGCCATGAGAGTGCTAAAACGCTTGGAGGCGCAAAAAGTATTTGGCGGCTCCCCGGCATGTCAATGACACCTGCGGGCAAGAATAAGTCATTAGTGATAGTGGATGAAACAGGCATGCTACACTTCGGCCTAAGCACACCCCAGGTGATGGCGCAGATACGTCAAGCATTAGAAAAATTACCTGAATAA
- a CDS encoding helix-turn-helix domain-containing protein has protein sequence MSESVVNDIVKWLESQLQRNEGIKIDTIADKSGYSKWHLQRVFKEMKGCTLGEYVRKRRLLEAAKSLREGNLPILDIALQYGFSSQATFTRIFKKHFDTTPAKFRQTGELPECKSFMTCSCHN, from the coding sequence ATGTCAGAAAGTGTAGTCAACGATATCGTTAAATGGCTGGAAAGTCAGTTGCAACGCAATGAAGGCATCAAAATCGACACAATAGCCGATAAGAGCGGTTATTCTAAATGGCATTTACAGCGTGTTTTCAAAGAAATGAAAGGCTGCACGCTTGGCGAATACGTCCGTAAACGTCGTTTACTAGAAGCTGCTAAATCACTACGTGAAGGCAACTTGCCAATCCTTGATATTGCTCTGCAATACGGATTCAGTTCACAAGCTACATTTACACGTATCTTTAAAAAACATTTCGATACGACCCCAGCAAAATTCCGCCAAACAGGTGAGCTGCCAGAATGCAAAAGTTTTATGACATGCAGTTGTCATAACTAA
- a CDS encoding lipoate--protein ligase A: MSTLRLLISESFDPWFNLAVEETIFRQMSADQRVMFLWRNADTVVIGRAQNPWKECNTRRMEEDNVRLARRSSGGGAVFHDLGNTCFTFMAGKPEYDKTISTQIIVDGLANVGIVAEISGRNDLVLNTENGPRKISGSAYRETKDRGFHHGTLLINADLSRLANYLNPDPKKLQAKGITSVRSRVANLSELVPNISHEIVCEGVIKSFFSHFGETVEAEYISPEKLPDLPNFTETFAKQSSWEWNFGQAPAFSHYSDTRFPWGGIEFHFDIEKGVITRCQFFTDSLDPTPLEWLSEHMLGKVYQAETMRMLCHQMKQQWPELQDQLSDLESWLVYELS; the protein is encoded by the coding sequence ATGTCAACATTACGTTTACTCATTTCAGAATCTTTTGATCCTTGGTTCAACCTTGCTGTTGAAGAAACCATTTTTAGGCAAATGTCTGCCGACCAACGTGTAATGTTTTTGTGGCGTAATGCTGATACCGTGGTTATTGGGCGCGCACAAAACCCGTGGAAAGAATGCAACACTCGCCGAATGGAGGAAGACAATGTGCGTCTTGCTCGTCGTAGTAGCGGTGGTGGGGCTGTGTTTCATGACTTAGGCAATACCTGTTTTACATTTATGGCGGGCAAGCCAGAGTACGATAAAACAATCTCAACGCAAATTATTGTTGATGGGCTCGCGAATGTGGGGATTGTAGCTGAAATTTCAGGGCGTAATGATTTAGTGCTCAATACCGAAAATGGCCCGCGAAAAATTTCGGGTTCTGCTTATCGAGAAACGAAAGACCGCGGTTTTCACCATGGCACCTTATTGATTAATGCAGATTTGAGTCGGTTAGCCAATTACCTTAACCCCGATCCTAAAAAATTACAGGCAAAAGGGATCACCTCGGTTCGATCTCGCGTCGCAAATCTCTCTGAACTTGTTCCAAACATTAGCCATGAAATAGTCTGTGAAGGTGTCATTAAAAGTTTTTTTAGCCATTTTGGTGAAACTGTTGAAGCAGAGTATATCTCACCTGAAAAGCTACCTGACTTGCCAAATTTTACGGAAACATTTGCCAAGCAAAGTAGCTGGGAATGGAACTTTGGCCAAGCACCTGCATTTTCTCATTATTCAGATACTCGCTTCCCATGGGGCGGGATTGAGTTTCACTTTGATATTGAAAAAGGGGTAATTACCCGTTGTCAGTTTTTTACTGATAGCTTAGACCCAACTCCCCTTGAGTGGCTAAGTGAACATATGCTGGGGAAGGTTTATCAAGCAGAAACGATGAGAATGTTATGTCATCAGATGAAACAGCAGTGGCCTGAGTTGCAAGATCAACTTAGCGATTTAGAGAGCTGGTTAGTGTACGAGTTAAGTTAA
- a CDS encoding C40 family peptidase, with amino-acid sequence MVIKIQHLPLLLCLVLIGCSSTSVKRTAPPPLKTQLSDPIMTIAQLKDQLEQWYGAPYHYGGMSQNGVDCSGFVYRTFNDRFAIQLPRTTVDQTQLGTRIDKTDLMPGDLVFFKTGSGENGLHVGIYDTDNTFIHASTSKGVIRSSMDNVYWRKVFWQARRI; translated from the coding sequence ATGGTGATTAAAATACAACACTTGCCGTTATTACTGTGCTTGGTTTTAATTGGTTGTTCATCAACATCCGTTAAGCGTACAGCACCGCCACCACTAAAAACCCAACTGTCTGATCCTATAATGACTATCGCTCAATTAAAAGACCAGCTAGAACAATGGTATGGTGCACCTTATCATTATGGTGGGATGAGCCAAAATGGAGTTGATTGTTCAGGTTTTGTTTATCGTACCTTTAACGACCGTTTTGCCATTCAACTACCTAGAACTACCGTCGACCAAACTCAACTTGGTACACGCATTGATAAAACAGACTTAATGCCTGGTGACCTTGTGTTTTTTAAAACCGGATCTGGCGAAAATGGTTTGCACGTTGGTATTTATGATACAGATAATACTTTTATTCATGCATCAACCAGCAAAGGCGTGATCCGCTCATCAATGGACAACGTGTATTGGCGAAAAGTGTTCTGGCAAGCCAGACGCATTTAA